From the Accumulibacter sp. genome, one window contains:
- the urtE gene encoding urea ABC transporter ATP-binding subunit UrtE, which translates to MLEISNLNQYYGGSHILRNLSFSAEAGKVTAILGRNGVGKSTLLKSLMGLLPTKGGTIEFAGRDLTRAPSHQRVRAGIGYVPQGREIFPRLTVQENLLMGLATCPGGTRVPERIFEMFPVLRQMLRRRGGDLSGGQQQQLAIGRALAMGPKLLILDEPTEGIQPSIIKDIERAIRSLAASGEMAILLVEQYYDFARSLADQYLVMERGEIILRGRGEDMEKDGVLAALAV; encoded by the coding sequence ATGTTGGAAATCAGCAATCTCAACCAGTACTACGGCGGCAGCCACATCCTGCGCAACCTCAGCTTCAGTGCCGAGGCCGGCAAGGTGACGGCGATCCTCGGGCGCAACGGCGTCGGCAAGTCGACGCTGCTGAAGTCGCTGATGGGGCTGCTGCCGACGAAGGGCGGCACGATCGAGTTCGCCGGCCGCGACCTCACACGCGCACCGTCGCACCAGCGCGTGCGGGCGGGAATCGGCTACGTGCCGCAGGGGCGGGAGATCTTCCCTCGCCTGACGGTACAGGAGAACCTGCTGATGGGGCTGGCGACCTGTCCCGGCGGCACACGCGTTCCCGAGCGCATCTTCGAGATGTTCCCGGTCCTGCGGCAGATGCTGCGCCGGCGCGGCGGCGACCTCTCGGGCGGCCAGCAGCAGCAGCTGGCGATTGGCCGCGCCCTGGCGATGGGGCCAAAGCTGCTGATCCTCGATGAGCCGACCGAGGGCATCCAGCCGTCGATCATCAAGGACATCGAACGCGCGATCCGCTCGCTGGCGGCGAGCGGCGAGATGGCGATCCTGCTCGTCGAGCAGTATTACGACTTCGCGCGTTCGCTCGCCGACCAGTATCTGGTCATGGAGCGCGGCGAGATCATCCTGCGCGGGCGCGGTGAGGACATGGAGAAGGACGGGGTGCTGGCGGCGCTCGCCGTCTGA
- the urtA gene encoding urea ABC transporter substrate-binding protein — protein MVRRNFMKTISAVAVTAAFGLNSFAAMAAETIKVGVLHSLSGTMAISETALKETVLMAIDEINRKGGVLGKKLEPVVVDPASNWPLFAEKARQLLSKDKVAVVFGCWTSVSRKSVLPVFKELNGLLFYPVQYEGEELEYNVFYTGAAPNQQAIPAVEYLMSKDGGEAKRFVLLGTDYVYPRTTNKILRAFLKSKGVADADIMEEYTPFGHSDYQTIIAKIKKFSSEGKKTAVVSTINGDSNVPFYKELGNAGIKATEVPVVAFSVGEEELRGVDTKPLVGHLASWNYFMSLKNPQNEQFTKMYRAWAVKQKLPNADKAVTNDPMEATYIGVNMWKQAVEKAKSTDVDKVIAAMAGQSFKAPSGFTIKMDEKNHHLHKPVFIGEIKADGQFNVVWKTPGPVRAQPWSPFIPGNEQRKDQPEGR, from the coding sequence ATGGTACGTCGCAATTTCATGAAGACGATCTCGGCGGTGGCGGTGACTGCTGCCTTCGGACTCAATTCGTTCGCTGCAATGGCCGCCGAGACGATCAAGGTCGGTGTCCTGCATTCGCTGTCGGGCACGATGGCCATCTCGGAGACGGCGCTCAAGGAGACCGTGCTGATGGCGATCGACGAGATCAACAGGAAGGGCGGCGTGCTCGGCAAGAAGCTCGAGCCGGTGGTCGTCGATCCGGCGTCGAACTGGCCGCTCTTCGCCGAGAAGGCGCGCCAGTTGCTGAGCAAGGACAAGGTGGCGGTGGTCTTCGGCTGCTGGACCTCGGTGTCGCGCAAGTCGGTGCTGCCGGTGTTCAAGGAACTCAACGGTCTGCTCTTCTATCCGGTGCAGTACGAGGGCGAGGAACTCGAGTACAACGTCTTCTACACCGGCGCGGCGCCAAACCAGCAGGCGATTCCGGCAGTCGAGTACCTGATGAGCAAGGATGGCGGTGAGGCCAAGCGCTTCGTGCTGCTCGGCACCGACTACGTCTATCCGCGGACGACGAACAAGATCCTGCGTGCCTTCCTGAAGTCGAAGGGCGTCGCCGACGCCGACATCATGGAAGAGTACACGCCGTTCGGCCACAGCGACTACCAGACGATCATCGCCAAGATCAAGAAGTTCTCCAGCGAGGGCAAGAAGACGGCGGTCGTGTCGACGATCAACGGTGACTCGAACGTGCCGTTCTACAAGGAACTCGGCAACGCCGGCATCAAGGCGACCGAGGTGCCGGTGGTCGCCTTCTCGGTCGGGGAAGAAGAACTGCGCGGCGTCGACACCAAGCCGCTGGTCGGCCACCTGGCGTCGTGGAACTACTTCATGTCGCTGAAGAATCCGCAGAACGAGCAGTTCACCAAGATGTACCGCGCCTGGGCGGTCAAGCAGAAGCTGCCGAACGCCGACAAGGCGGTGACCAACGATCCGATGGAAGCGACCTACATTGGCGTCAACATGTGGAAGCAGGCGGTCGAGAAGGCGAAGTCGACCGACGTCGACAAGGTGATCGCGGCGATGGCCGGGCAGAGCTTCAAGGCCCCGTCTGGATTCACGATCAAGATGGACGAGAAGAACCACCACCTGCACAAGCCGGTGTTCATCGGCGAAATCAAGGCCGACGGGCAGTTCAACGTCGTCTGGAAGACGCCGGGTCCGGTGCGGGCGCAGCCGTGGAGCCCGTTCATTCCGGGTAACGAGCAGCGGAAGGATCAGCCGGAAGGCCGTTAA
- the urtD gene encoding urea ABC transporter ATP-binding protein UrtD, whose product MNAVDLPPTNGDNPDWDSGTAELGHILKPGQLDLSHKVILYLEDITVSFDGFRALNKLSLTIDAGELRCIIGPNGAGKTTMMDVITGKTRPDEGTVFFGQTIDLTRLSEPEIAHNGIGRKFQKPTIFENHTVFENLELAMKTDKRVWRSLFAMLDSAAGDRIAETLQLIRLATDADRLAGLLSHGQKQWLEIGMLLMQEPKLLLLDEPVAGMTDEETERTGELFLSLAGRHSLVVVEHDMAFVKQLGGKVTVLHEGSVLAEGSLEEVQADQRVIEVYLGR is encoded by the coding sequence ATGAACGCCGTCGACCTGCCGCCGACGAACGGCGACAACCCGGACTGGGACAGCGGTACCGCCGAGCTTGGCCACATCCTCAAACCCGGGCAGCTCGACCTGTCGCACAAGGTCATCCTCTATCTCGAGGACATCACGGTCAGCTTCGACGGCTTTCGCGCGCTCAACAAGCTGTCGCTGACGATCGACGCCGGCGAGCTGCGCTGCATCATCGGCCCCAACGGCGCCGGCAAGACGACGATGATGGACGTCATCACCGGCAAGACGCGACCCGACGAGGGCACGGTCTTCTTCGGCCAGACGATCGACCTGACCCGGCTCTCCGAACCCGAGATCGCCCACAACGGCATCGGTCGCAAGTTCCAGAAGCCGACGATCTTCGAGAACCACACGGTGTTCGAGAATCTCGAGCTGGCGATGAAGACCGACAAGCGGGTCTGGCGCAGCCTGTTCGCCATGCTCGACTCGGCGGCTGGCGACCGCATCGCCGAGACGCTGCAGCTGATCCGCCTGGCGACCGACGCCGACCGGCTGGCCGGCCTGCTCTCGCACGGGCAGAAGCAGTGGCTGGAGATCGGCATGCTGCTGATGCAGGAGCCGAAGCTGCTGCTGCTCGACGAGCCGGTCGCCGGCATGACCGACGAGGAGACCGAACGCACTGGCGAACTCTTCCTGTCGCTTGCCGGCAGGCATTCGCTGGTCGTCGTCGAGCACGACATGGCTTTCGTCAAGCAGCTCGGCGGCAAGGTGACGGTATTGCACGAAGGCAGTGTGCTGGCCGAGGGCAGCCTGGAGGAAGTCCAGGCCGACCAGCGGGTGATCGAAGTCTATCTGGGACGTTGA
- a CDS encoding DUF2281 domain-containing protein gives MTLAETIYQRSLQLPEAAAQEALDFIEFLSQRHGVSATTIAAADGQAEAYDAWFKAQVQQAMDDPRPGIRAATARAYFAARRAALRKEIEPRR, from the coding sequence ATGACGCTGGCCGAAACGATCTATCAACGCAGTCTGCAACTTCCAGAGGCTGCCGCCCAGGAGGCGCTGGATTTCATCGAATTCCTCAGCCAGCGCCATGGCGTCAGCGCGACGACCATCGCTGCCGCCGACGGCCAGGCAGAAGCCTACGATGCCTGGTTCAAGGCGCAGGTACAGCAGGCGATGGACGATCCACGGCCGGGGATTCGCGCCGCGACCGCGCGCGCCTACTTCGCCGCCCGTCGCGCCGCCCTGCGCAAGGAGATCGAGCCCAGGCGATGA
- a CDS encoding EAL domain-containing protein has translation MRHLLLNFIARLSVARKLILIYALDLSAVIFVSTILINEKFIAIDFARKEIVGNEYIGALRAATLVALAGGGLRGAADAVLEAEARHGSARGDLGSGELAQALADKLRRLETAGARTAADEHAVASAVQALITRIGNQSNLILDPDLDSYYTMSLVVLRFPELFDLIGRIRDQAQTAAVAAPGRRVHEQSAYLILEGRLDAVVSGIESDYAEAMAAGTAELAAALQPTRRRLLAAVDAFRANARQLAIDQDGGRHGADHHGLALAAWRQLDAAWESAGSALGGLLQQRIDGLFQRMWLHLGTTAALLLLLLSVVYFVARQIALPLRRLADVADGVRRSGDYTLRADWHSADEIGRLINAFNGMLDQLDRSRRLEQELAAQARAAEAQRQLLDAVPIPLLVTATPQHEVLHTNAQANAWLDGRRSDPWASGLLAEARVRFFQMLADSGAVDEFEVLWHGATRREWALISARRLRYQDRDAVLTAFTPIGRIKQMEARLELWARVFEASSESILITDATRRILAANPAFSRSTGYECREVVDDTPEFLRSDRHPDGFYEEVWRAASARGHWQGEMWIRRRTGEALPVWAALNAVRDEAGRISHHIATWFDISARKADEQRISHLAQHDVLTDLPNRALCVERLRVALQQADRNKRRVAVLFIDLDRFKNINDSLGHHIGDAVLRSVSSQLQRGVRSGDTVSRMGGDEFVVVLNGVTDIEEIRQIVECRLIRLIRQPHNVGGAELHVSCSIGIAVYPEDGVEIETLMRNADAAMYQAKQQGRNNAQFFTLEMDRRARERMQIENDLRVAIERQQLRVYYQPRVECRSGRLLGAEALVRWRHPEHGLITPARFIPVAEDSGLIIPIGAWVLAEACRQQALWRATGEDLAISVNLSAAQLHDPELLATLQRAIAEHGVNPAMIELELTESLLMEDVTLTIDLLQAIKALGISLSVDDFGTGYSSLNYLHRFPIDKLKIDQSFVRNMLDDPNDLAITKAVIGLGHTLGLRVVAEGVEQSEEMQVLAAAGCDELQGYLFGKPMPADDFALWRQSRGGGNAG, from the coding sequence ATGCGCCATCTTCTGCTCAACTTCATCGCCCGCCTCAGCGTTGCGCGCAAGCTGATCCTGATCTACGCGCTCGACCTGTCGGCGGTGATCTTCGTCTCGACGATCCTGATCAACGAGAAGTTCATCGCCATCGACTTCGCCCGCAAGGAGATCGTCGGCAACGAATACATCGGCGCGCTGCGCGCGGCAACGCTCGTTGCCCTGGCGGGCGGCGGGCTGCGTGGCGCGGCGGATGCCGTACTCGAAGCCGAAGCCCGGCATGGTTCGGCACGCGGCGATCTCGGCAGCGGCGAACTCGCGCAGGCGCTCGCCGACAAGTTGCGCCGTCTGGAGACTGCCGGTGCCCGCACCGCCGCTGACGAACACGCGGTCGCGTCGGCGGTGCAGGCGCTGATCACGCGCATCGGCAATCAATCGAACCTGATCCTCGATCCCGACCTCGACAGTTACTACACGATGTCGCTGGTCGTCCTGCGCTTCCCGGAGCTCTTCGACCTGATCGGCCGCATTCGCGACCAGGCGCAGACTGCCGCCGTTGCGGCTCCCGGCAGACGGGTGCATGAGCAAAGCGCCTACCTCATCCTCGAAGGCCGTCTCGACGCCGTCGTCAGCGGCATCGAGAGTGATTACGCCGAAGCCATGGCGGCCGGCACGGCGGAACTCGCCGCAGCGCTGCAGCCAACACGGCGGAGACTGCTGGCAGCGGTGGACGCGTTTCGCGCCAACGCGCGGCAACTCGCCATCGACCAGGACGGCGGCCGGCACGGCGCCGATCATCATGGCCTGGCGCTCGCCGCCTGGCGGCAGCTCGACGCCGCGTGGGAATCGGCCGGCAGCGCACTCGGCGGCTTGCTGCAGCAGCGGATCGACGGACTGTTCCAGCGCATGTGGCTGCACCTCGGCACCACTGCCGCCCTGCTGCTGCTGTTGCTCAGCGTCGTCTATTTCGTCGCGCGCCAGATTGCGCTGCCGCTTCGCCGCCTCGCCGACGTTGCCGATGGCGTGCGCCGTTCGGGCGACTACACGCTGCGTGCGGACTGGCATTCGGCCGACGAGATCGGCCGCCTGATCAACGCCTTCAATGGCATGCTCGACCAGCTCGATCGCAGCCGTCGTCTCGAACAGGAACTCGCCGCACAGGCGAGGGCCGCCGAGGCGCAGCGCCAACTGCTCGATGCCGTGCCGATTCCGCTGCTGGTGACGGCCACGCCGCAGCACGAGGTGCTGCACACCAACGCGCAGGCGAACGCCTGGCTCGACGGCCGCCGCAGCGACCCCTGGGCGAGCGGGCTGCTCGCCGAGGCGCGCGTGCGCTTCTTCCAGATGCTGGCCGACAGTGGCGCGGTGGACGAGTTCGAAGTCCTCTGGCATGGTGCGACGAGGCGGGAATGGGCGCTGATCTCGGCGCGCCGCCTGCGCTATCAGGACCGCGATGCCGTGCTCACCGCCTTCACGCCGATCGGCCGCATCAAGCAGATGGAGGCGCGTCTGGAACTGTGGGCGAGGGTGTTCGAGGCGTCTTCCGAAAGCATCCTGATCACCGACGCCACGCGCAGGATCCTGGCCGCCAACCCGGCCTTCAGCCGCAGCACTGGTTATGAGTGCCGCGAGGTGGTCGACGACACGCCCGAATTCCTGCGCTCCGACCGTCATCCGGATGGTTTCTACGAGGAAGTCTGGCGGGCGGCCAGTGCGCGTGGCCACTGGCAGGGAGAAATGTGGATCCGGCGCCGAACCGGCGAAGCCCTGCCGGTCTGGGCGGCGCTGAACGCCGTCCGCGACGAGGCCGGCCGGATCAGCCATCACATTGCCACCTGGTTCGACATCAGCGCGCGCAAGGCCGACGAGCAGCGCATCAGCCACCTGGCGCAGCACGACGTGCTCACCGATCTGCCCAACCGGGCGCTGTGCGTCGAGCGCTTGCGCGTTGCGCTGCAGCAGGCAGACCGGAACAAGCGGCGGGTGGCGGTGCTGTTCATCGACCTCGACCGCTTCAAGAACATCAACGATTCACTCGGCCACCATATCGGCGACGCTGTCCTGCGCTCGGTGTCCAGCCAGCTGCAGCGTGGCGTCCGCAGCGGCGACACGGTGAGTCGCATGGGTGGTGACGAGTTCGTCGTCGTCCTCAACGGCGTCACCGACATCGAGGAGATCCGGCAGATCGTCGAGTGTCGGCTGATCCGCCTGATCCGCCAGCCACACAACGTCGGCGGCGCCGAGCTGCATGTCTCGTGCAGCATCGGCATCGCGGTCTACCCCGAGGATGGCGTCGAAATCGAGACCCTGATGCGCAACGCCGACGCGGCGATGTACCAGGCGAAGCAGCAGGGCCGCAACAATGCGCAGTTCTTCACCCTCGAAATGGACCGGCGCGCGCGCGAGCGCATGCAGATCGAGAACGACCTGCGCGTCGCCATCGAGCGCCAGCAATTGCGCGTCTACTACCAGCCACGAGTCGAATGCCGCAGCGGCCGCTTGCTCGGCGCCGAAGCGCTGGTTCGCTGGCGGCACCCGGAACACGGACTGATCACGCCGGCGCGCTTCATTCCAGTCGCCGAGGACAGCGGGCTGATCATTCCGATCGGCGCCTGGGTGCTCGCCGAAGCGTGTCGGCAGCAGGCGCTCTGGCGCGCGACCGGCGAAGATCTGGCGATCTCGGTCAACCTCTCGGCTGCCCAGTTGCATGACCCCGAGCTGCTGGCGACGCTGCAACGGGCGATCGCCGAGCATGGCGTCAACCCGGCGATGATCGAACTCGAACTGACCGAGTCGCTGTTGATGGAAGATGTCACGCTGACCATCGACCTCCTGCAGGCGATCAAGGCGCTGGGCATCTCGCTCTCGGTCGACGACTTCGGCACTGGCTACTCGAGCCTCAACTACCTGCACCGCTTCCCGATCGACAAGCTGAAGATCGATCAGTCCTTCGTCCGCAACATGCTCGACGACCCCAACGACCTGGCGATCACCAAGGCGGTGATCGGCCTCGGCCACACCCTGGGCCTGCGCGTGGTCGCCGAAGGCGTCGAACAGAGCGAGGAAATGCAGGTCCTCGCCGCCGCCGGCTGCGACGAACTGCAGGGCTACCTGTTCGGCAAGCCGATGCCCGCCGACGACTTCGCCCTCTGGCGGCAGTCGCGCGGCGGCGGCAACGCGGGCTGA
- the urtB gene encoding urea ABC transporter permease subunit UrtB yields MHKLRSLLAVCLLGISCAQAAIDPELLKPLADDDSDRRIAAILALVEAAPEEAQPVLKAMAGDSLALAGERVVVLGEGGRVFDAASNRELTPPPDGVETIGINNRVRRELAAALAALRLFSAEREVRWQAAQEVNQNADAKMLPLLERALAAERDEAIRARLQLARAQASLGSGDAEVRLEAVRTLGESSDPRVRQLLLPLTQKQGDNWLEPDSAVRAAAGTSIRSIEQRLAWADNLGRAFTGLSLGSILLLAALGLAITYGVMGVINMAHGELLMVGAYSAWAMQSVFRAHLPGALDWYLLAAIPVGFLSAALVGVLMERIVIRHLYGRPLETLLATWGISLFLMQVARTLFGAQNVEVANPSWMAGGVELLPNLLLPWNRIIIVAFSIAVLVAMWAILNLSRLGMFVRAVTQNRPMAGCVGVPTGRVDTLAFGLGAGIAGLGGVALSQIANVGPDMGTGYIVDSFMVVVLGGVGQLAGAVWAALGLGVFTKFLEGWTGAVVAKIVVLVLIIVFIQKRPQGLFALKGRFVES; encoded by the coding sequence ATGCACAAGTTGCGATCACTGCTGGCCGTTTGCCTGCTGGGCATCTCCTGCGCGCAGGCGGCGATTGATCCGGAGTTGCTCAAGCCGCTCGCCGACGACGACTCGGATCGACGCATTGCCGCCATCCTGGCGCTGGTCGAGGCGGCGCCGGAAGAGGCGCAGCCGGTGCTCAAGGCGATGGCCGGGGATTCGCTGGCGCTCGCCGGCGAGCGAGTGGTGGTGCTGGGCGAGGGTGGTCGGGTCTTCGACGCCGCCAGCAACCGCGAGCTGACGCCGCCGCCGGACGGCGTCGAGACGATCGGCATCAACAACCGCGTGCGCCGCGAGCTGGCGGCCGCGCTGGCGGCGTTGCGCCTGTTCTCGGCCGAGCGTGAGGTTCGCTGGCAGGCGGCGCAGGAAGTCAACCAGAACGCCGACGCGAAGATGCTGCCGCTGCTCGAGCGCGCACTGGCGGCGGAACGGGACGAGGCGATCAGGGCCCGCCTGCAGCTCGCCCGGGCGCAGGCGAGCCTCGGCTCCGGCGACGCCGAAGTCCGCCTGGAGGCGGTGCGCACGCTCGGCGAGAGCAGTGATCCACGCGTTCGCCAGCTTCTCCTGCCTTTGACGCAGAAGCAGGGTGACAACTGGCTCGAGCCCGACAGCGCCGTGCGCGCCGCTGCCGGCACGTCGATCCGTTCGATCGAGCAGCGTCTGGCCTGGGCCGACAATCTCGGCCGCGCGTTCACCGGTCTCTCGCTCGGCTCGATCCTGCTGCTCGCGGCGCTCGGCCTGGCGATCACCTACGGCGTCATGGGCGTGATCAACATGGCGCACGGCGAACTGCTGATGGTCGGCGCCTATTCGGCGTGGGCGATGCAGAGCGTTTTTCGCGCCCACCTGCCCGGCGCGCTCGACTGGTATCTGCTGGCGGCGATCCCGGTCGGTTTCCTCAGCGCGGCGCTGGTCGGCGTGCTGATGGAGCGGATCGTCATTCGCCACCTCTACGGGCGGCCGCTCGAGACGCTGCTCGCCACTTGGGGCATCTCGCTCTTCCTGATGCAGGTGGCGCGCACGCTGTTCGGCGCGCAGAACGTCGAGGTCGCCAATCCGAGCTGGATGGCCGGTGGCGTCGAGCTGTTACCGAACCTGCTGCTGCCCTGGAACCGGATCATCATCGTCGCGTTCTCGATCGCCGTGCTGGTGGCGATGTGGGCGATCCTCAACCTTTCGCGGCTCGGCATGTTCGTCCGCGCGGTGACGCAGAACCGGCCGATGGCCGGTTGCGTCGGCGTCCCGACCGGTCGCGTCGACACCCTGGCCTTCGGCCTCGGTGCCGGCATCGCCGGCCTCGGTGGCGTCGCGCTGTCGCAGATCGCCAACGTCGGCCCCGACATGGGGACCGGCTACATCGTCGACTCGTTCATGGTCGTCGTCCTCGGTGGCGTCGGCCAGCTCGCCGGTGCCGTCTGGGCGGCGCTCGGCCTCGGGGTGTTCACCAAGTTCCTCGAAGGCTGGACGGGGGCCGTCGTCGCCAAGATCGTCGTCCTCGTCCTCATCATCGTTTTCATCCAGAAGCGTCCGCAGGGCCTGTTCGCCCTCAAGGGCCGTTTCGTCGAATCCTGA
- the urtC gene encoding urea ABC transporter permease subunit UrtC has product MRPSPARTPFIVRLGSSFDARSWRLIGLFAAFALIAVPVMHLVLPADHPLHLSTWFITLVGKILCYAIVAVAMDLIWGYGGILSLGHGLFFALGGYGFGMYLMRQIGRDGSYQSDLPDFMVFLDWKELPWFWIGSDSFLWAVLLVLVVPALIAFVFGYFAFRSRIKGVYFSIITQALTYAAMLLFFRNETGFGGNNGFTDFKRILGYPITAPETRVVLFALSALALIGTLLLARYLVRSKFGRVLTAIRDAESRVMFIGYNPLWYKLCAWTLSAVLCAIAGALYVPQVGIINPSEMSVGNSIEIAIWVAVGGRGTLIGPVIGAFLVNLAKSWFTVSFPEYWLFFLGTLFIVATLYLPQGVVGLWLRLRGRRRGTDRAAGGPAAAAAKGVGA; this is encoded by the coding sequence ATGCGCCCTTCGCCTGCACGCACGCCGTTCATCGTCCGCCTCGGGAGCAGTTTCGACGCCCGCAGCTGGCGGCTGATCGGCCTGTTCGCCGCCTTCGCACTGATCGCCGTGCCGGTCATGCACCTGGTGCTGCCCGCCGACCACCCGCTGCACCTGTCGACCTGGTTCATCACGCTGGTCGGCAAGATCCTCTGCTACGCGATCGTTGCCGTCGCCATGGACCTGATCTGGGGCTACGGCGGGATTCTCTCGCTCGGACACGGGCTCTTCTTCGCTCTCGGCGGTTACGGCTTCGGCATGTACCTGATGCGACAGATCGGCCGCGACGGCAGCTACCAGTCGGACCTGCCCGACTTCATGGTCTTTCTCGACTGGAAGGAGTTGCCGTGGTTCTGGATCGGCAGCGACAGCTTCCTCTGGGCGGTGCTGCTGGTGCTCGTCGTGCCGGCGCTGATCGCCTTCGTCTTCGGCTACTTCGCCTTCCGCTCGCGCATCAAGGGGGTCTACTTCTCGATCATCACGCAGGCGCTGACCTATGCCGCGATGCTGCTCTTCTTCCGCAATGAGACCGGCTTCGGTGGCAACAACGGCTTCACCGACTTCAAGCGCATCCTCGGCTATCCGATCACTGCGCCGGAAACGCGTGTCGTCCTCTTCGCGCTGTCGGCGCTGGCGCTGATCGGCACCCTGTTGCTGGCGCGCTACCTCGTGCGCTCGAAGTTCGGCCGCGTGCTGACGGCGATCCGCGACGCCGAGTCGCGGGTCATGTTCATCGGCTACAACCCGCTGTGGTACAAGCTCTGCGCATGGACGCTGTCGGCGGTCCTCTGCGCCATCGCCGGGGCGCTTTACGTGCCGCAGGTGGGAATCATCAATCCGTCGGAGATGTCGGTCGGCAACTCGATCGAGATCGCCATCTGGGTTGCGGTCGGTGGCCGTGGAACGCTGATCGGGCCGGTGATCGGCGCCTTCCTGGTCAATCTGGCGAAGAGCTGGTTCACCGTCAGCTTCCCCGAGTACTGGCTGTTCTTCCTCGGCACCCTGTTCATCGTCGCCACCCTCTACCTGCCGCAGGGTGTGGTCGGCCTCTGGCTGCGGCTGCGCGGCCGCCGGCGGGGCACGGACAGGGCTGCCGGCGGGCCGGCCGCGGCGGCGGCGAAAGGAGTGGGCGCATGA